One genomic segment of Kiritimatiella glycovorans includes these proteins:
- a CDS encoding GH39 family glycosyl hydrolase produces the protein MRMVRKSLLAVSGVWIAGLLAGCLTAQEPETSLGEMTRFYRGQAVLSENWSIGGLQAGGEICVVPEYLTDPDLDFPYMKKDSARELMFTDRITAVRFLGGIADDIIPLESEHGGKLDLAYRDEDGELRYRWSSLDRFDPFAELFGSNITVVLDNIPSAFISNPHIDNYGQIVPPEDYDEWSRFIRALCRELIRRYGEEHVSEWRFRICTEARIHTDTEGFCRHYDETVAAVRAVLPGAKFSPYNAAGIHQLSDQHIDFYGVLEHCAETGAPFDFAPVSYYSVALTSKEAEQRGPLVVTDPSDDRMCRWTVSPALRTEEDYFPFWERIDRELGRRVPREIQELGILFNEYGDFTAEPGARGAAWLFHLLFHMKEVNDIRYAWHWHVTDPIMAPGTPREDSPRLLRGNGWLYSILDHTEGADLYRFEVESKSPDRDLLLKAIGFKDADDGHSYLILSAFNIDRTRPFEQTVTVTLPPWFVRPERVNVRQTRLDDATDVYRAMRRDLEREGLLNPNIAADPNALYAVTPVRPEKSLATGEGKRYLEKNWESYETMIRDALTLKPFGGELTPCSGGTELKLPVSTPSVTVLRFD, from the coding sequence ATGCGCATGGTACGGAAGAGTCTCCTGGCGGTTTCGGGGGTGTGGATCGCGGGATTGCTCGCGGGCTGTCTGACGGCGCAGGAGCCGGAAACGAGTTTGGGCGAGATGACTCGGTTCTACCGCGGGCAGGCCGTGCTCAGCGAGAACTGGTCGATCGGCGGGCTTCAGGCCGGAGGCGAGATCTGTGTCGTCCCGGAGTATCTGACCGACCCGGATCTGGATTTTCCCTACATGAAAAAAGATTCCGCGCGCGAGCTGATGTTCACGGACCGCATCACCGCCGTGAGGTTTCTGGGCGGCATCGCCGACGATATTATCCCGCTGGAGAGCGAACACGGCGGTAAGCTGGACCTGGCGTACCGGGATGAAGACGGCGAGCTTCGTTATCGCTGGTCTTCGCTCGACCGCTTTGACCCTTTCGCCGAGCTCTTCGGCTCAAACATTACCGTAGTGCTCGACAATATTCCGTCGGCGTTCATCTCGAATCCCCACATCGACAATTACGGTCAAATCGTCCCGCCGGAGGATTACGACGAATGGTCGCGGTTCATTCGCGCCCTGTGTCGCGAACTGATTCGACGCTACGGCGAAGAGCATGTCTCGGAGTGGCGCTTCCGCATCTGCACCGAGGCACGCATTCATACCGACACTGAAGGATTCTGTCGCCATTACGATGAGACCGTGGCCGCGGTCCGCGCCGTACTGCCCGGCGCGAAATTCTCACCGTACAACGCGGCGGGGATTCATCAGCTCAGCGACCAGCATATCGATTTCTATGGAGTGCTGGAGCATTGCGCCGAAACGGGAGCGCCGTTCGATTTCGCGCCGGTTTCCTATTATTCCGTCGCCTTGACCTCAAAAGAGGCTGAGCAGAGGGGGCCTCTGGTGGTGACCGATCCGTCCGATGACCGCATGTGTCGCTGGACGGTATCGCCGGCGCTGCGCACCGAAGAGGACTACTTCCCCTTCTGGGAGCGCATCGACCGTGAACTCGGCCGCCGCGTCCCGCGCGAGATCCAGGAACTCGGCATTCTCTTTAATGAGTACGGCGACTTCACCGCCGAGCCCGGGGCGCGCGGCGCCGCCTGGCTTTTCCACCTCCTCTTCCACATGAAGGAGGTCAACGACATCCGCTACGCCTGGCACTGGCACGTCACCGACCCGATCATGGCGCCGGGCACGCCTCGCGAGGACTCTCCCCGGCTCCTGCGCGGCAACGGCTGGCTGTATTCCATTCTCGATCACACCGAGGGCGCGGATCTGTACCGCTTTGAGGTCGAGTCCAAGTCGCCCGACCGCGACCTGCTCCTTAAAGCCATCGGGTTCAAGGACGCGGACGACGGGCACAGTTATCTGATTCTTTCGGCGTTCAATATCGACCGCACCCGTCCGTTCGAACAGACCGTGACGGTCACCCTGCCGCCCTGGTTCGTCCGGCCGGAACGAGTGAATGTGCGGCAGACCCGGCTCGACGACGCGACGGATGTTTACAGGGCGATGCGCCGCGACCTCGAACGCGAAGGTCTGCTCAACCCGAACATTGCGGCCGATCCGAACGCCCTCTACGCGGTGACCCCCGTGCGTCCCGAGAAGTCGCTGGCGACCGGCGAGGGGAAGCGCTATCTCGAAAAGAACTGGGAATCCTACGAGACGATGATCCGCGACGCGTTGACCCTGAAACCGTTCGGGGGTGAACTGACCCCGTGTTCCGGCGGGACTGAACTCAAACTGCCGGTATCCACCCCGTCGGTCACGGTGCTTCGGTTCGATTAG
- the xylA gene encoding xylose isomerase, which yields MKTYFPKVDRIAYEGPDSRNPMAFRHYNPDEEVMGKPMREHLRFAVCFWHTFKGLGADPFGPGSMIREWLQPDDPMDAARETMHAAFEFFTKLGVEFWCFHDRDIAPEAGGDLAETNRRLDEIVDLAEQLQNDRGMKLLWGTTNAFSNRRFMAGASTNPSPEVFAWAGAQVKKAMELTHRLGGEGYVFWGGREGYETLLNTDLKRETDHLARFLHMAVDYKKKLGFKGPLYIEPKPKEPTKHQYDFDAQSVHGFLVKNGLDREFLLNIEANHATLAMHDFQHELEYAAANGMLGSVDANIGDLLLGWDTDQFPTSIYDATRAMYTILRSGGFTTGGLNFDAHVRRQSIDPEDLFYGHVAGMDTFARALKAAANMIADGVFADFVKQRYAGWDGEFGRRIENGELGFEELEAHVLEHGEPELQSGRQEMLEHRFNDYV from the coding sequence ATGAAGACGTACTTCCCGAAGGTCGACCGGATCGCGTACGAAGGTCCCGACAGCCGCAACCCGATGGCGTTCCGCCACTACAACCCCGACGAAGAGGTCATGGGCAAACCGATGCGCGAACATCTGCGCTTCGCGGTCTGCTTCTGGCACACCTTCAAGGGGCTGGGCGCCGACCCCTTCGGACCGGGTTCGATGATCCGCGAGTGGCTCCAGCCCGACGATCCGATGGACGCGGCGCGCGAGACGATGCACGCGGCGTTCGAGTTCTTCACCAAGCTCGGCGTCGAGTTCTGGTGTTTCCACGACCGCGACATCGCGCCGGAAGCGGGTGGCGATCTGGCGGAGACCAACCGCCGGCTGGACGAGATCGTCGACCTCGCCGAACAACTCCAGAACGACCGCGGCATGAAGCTTCTGTGGGGCACGACGAACGCGTTCTCGAACCGCCGTTTCATGGCCGGCGCGTCGACCAATCCCTCGCCGGAGGTCTTCGCCTGGGCCGGGGCGCAGGTGAAGAAGGCGATGGAACTCACGCATCGGCTGGGCGGCGAAGGCTACGTGTTCTGGGGCGGGCGCGAGGGATACGAAACGCTGCTCAATACCGATCTCAAACGTGAGACCGACCACCTCGCCCGGTTTCTGCATATGGCCGTCGACTACAAGAAGAAGCTCGGATTCAAGGGCCCGCTCTACATCGAACCCAAGCCGAAAGAACCCACCAAGCACCAGTACGATTTCGACGCGCAGAGCGTCCACGGCTTCCTGGTGAAAAACGGACTCGACCGGGAGTTCCTGCTGAACATCGAGGCCAACCACGCGACACTCGCGATGCACGACTTCCAGCACGAGCTGGAGTACGCCGCGGCCAACGGGATGCTGGGCTCCGTCGACGCCAATATCGGCGACCTGCTGCTGGGCTGGGACACCGATCAGTTCCCGACCAGTATTTACGACGCGACGCGCGCGATGTACACGATCCTGCGCTCGGGCGGGTTCACCACGGGCGGGCTGAACTTCGACGCCCACGTGCGGCGCCAGTCGATCGACCCCGAAGACCTGTTCTACGGTCATGTCGCGGGCATGGACACCTTCGCCCGCGCGCTCAAAGCGGCCGCGAACATGATCGCGGACGGCGTGTTCGCCGATTTCGTGAAACAGCGCTACGCGGGATGGGACGGCGAATTCGGACGCAGGATCGAAAACGGCGAACTCGGGTTCGAGGAGCTCGAAGCGCATGTCCTCGAACACGGCGAACCCGAACTCCAGTCCGGACGGCAGGAGATGCTCGAACACCGGTTCAACGATTACGTGTAA